The genome window AACGGGGTCGCTCATGCGGTTACATACACCGCTGAGGACGGCAGGCAGGCACTCATGGGGACGCGGGATCACGGCAGCCTGCGGTTCCAGATCCCCGAACTTCGAGAGGTCACCCGGAGACTCATCGAGGCATCCATGCGATTGCCGGAGTAGGTCCATTGTTCTTCGGGCTTCCCCACTTCTTCCACCGGAGCTTCAGGCCCTCGAACATCGGCCAACCTGCGTCCGGACGGCAGCTACGATGAGCCCATGACGACCACAGAGGACCCTCAGGACGACCCGGTGAAGCGCACTCCCGCCAAGACCCACAACCATGCACCGACCGGCAACGACGGTGCCCCGAAAGGGGGAACGAACGAGGTGAATCTCTCGTACGGCCCGAAGGTGCTCGTCAAGGCTCGGACTTCGTTCTGGAGTGGGGATGCGGACAACCCGAGAAAGCCGTCCCTTGAAATCCGCAAGCACTCGCGGTCATCAGCAAGATTTGCATGGGACTGGAACAATCCGACCTGGTGCGTCACTCTGAACGAGGAGCAGATCACTAAACTCCGGGCATACCTGAACGGGGACTTCATCTCTGAACGGATCGGACACTACTTCTGGGTGCAGGTTGATGACCAGGACACCGCCGAAGCACTCCAGAGGATGGTCGATGGTGAGGCAGCCGTGGACCTCGACGTGGAGAAGATCACCTCTGCCATGTCCCTGAACGATGACCTGCTCACCGCAGTTCTCGACGGTGACCAAGGCCGAACCCTAATGCGGCTGAAGGAGCATGATCGCAGGTCAGACGTACTCGATGAACTTGAAGATCTGATCGAAGATCCCAAGACCGTTGAGCAGGACTTCCAGGACTTGCTGCAAGTCAACCCCTGGGTCTTCGGTGGTGAGGTGTCCCGATCTCATGCACTTCGAAACATCAGCACCCAGGATCAGATCGACATACCTATTGTCCGTGGCGACGGTTCCATGGTCATTGTGGAGTTGAAACGTGCGAAGGCTGCACAGATCAAGAAGACCGACCACGAGTACCCGGTACTGTCCGATGGGGTCCACACTGCTGTGCAGCAGGCGGAGCGCTACCTGTATGTCCTCGATAAGAAGGTGAACGATCTACAGATCGAGCAGCAATTCGATGCCCGCCGAGCCACAGCGCTGGTAGTCATCGGAGTCTGGCCAGATCTCGAAGACTCAGAAAAGAAGCTGTTTGAGGAATCGTTCCGCATCTACAATTCCCACCTCGCGCGGGTGCAGGTGATCACCTATGACTCACTGCTGGCGAATGCCCGCCGCCTCCTCGACCTGGGTGATGAAAGCACCACAACCGACGACGGTAAGTCAACCTAAACTGCCAGGTCAATGACCATATCGGTGATGTCTCGGAGGCGGTCACCGTGGATCAGGGTCTCCAGCATCTCCTTGGCGTCATCGGTACCGACCTCCTCCACTGCCTTGATCAGTTCGGGCAGACAGGCGTGGTACACCATGTCGATGTCACCGGTCCCCAGGGCGAGTGACGCGATGCGGGACAGCGATGGCTCCGCAGTGACCGCCACGATATGAGGGGTACGTCCCTTGCGGTTCCGGATCAGATTCAATGCCTCTGACCGGGAGTTCTGTGCCCGGTCCGACCTCATGGTCCACTTGCAGGAGATAACGCCGTGGACGAACTTCGGGATCTCATCGGTGGATTCACCTCGACGTTCGGCATTGGAAGCCCGAAACGGGGACATTAGTCCGGACTCCTCATCGACCATCCAATCGGTGGCGTTGATCTCTTCGTCAGTCACAGCATCCCTGATCAGGAGGACATCTGGGCTGACCACGTAGGAGTTGCCGAGGATGGATTCCAGTTCCCTGTTGATCTCAATGGCCCGCGCGAGTTCGTCCAAGTGCCGGTAAGGGTGGTACTGGGCGACGTGATCTGTGGACCGTTTGCCTCCGACATTCTCCACGGTCCAGTTGCCCGGGCGAATGGCGGACATGCTGGGGAACGTGGCCCGAACGAAGTTGGTGACGGCCTTCTCGAAGCGCCCACCTGCCGTCTGACCAGGTGATTTCTCAACTTCCGGAGCGCCGAGTTGCCGTGCCATATGTAGGGCGAGCGCACGCGATGACGCCTGCGAGACATCCGCATTCGACGCCACCCACTCGTCATGCTTCGTCTTCTTCTTCTCGTCCACCGTCTTGTACGAGATGGAGAGCGTCCCCTTCTCCGCCCGGGTCAGTTCCTGATGGAATGCCTTGCGAGCAGCGGTGATGATGGCATCGGTCATGTCATTCTCCTAGCGTCTGAAGGGGACGAGCGGGGACTGCGGGTTCCACACCCTCAGGCAGCGGTTCCTTCCGCAGGGCAGCAGCGATCCGGTGACCGATGGCCTCCGCAACGGGCGGCGGGAACGCATTACCGACCTGTCGCCACTGTGCGGTCTTGCCGCCCTGCCACTTCCAGTCGTCCGGGAAGCCCTGGATGACTCCACCCATCTGGACAGTGAGTCGGGGCATCTCAATGGCGGGGTCGAGGGGAAAGTCTGGGCCGGGGGCTTCCTCCGCAATGGAAGTTCCCTTCACTCCCATGGCCTTCCAGGCTGCCTTCGCCCTGGTCGGCCCCACATCTGCACCACCGTGCTTCTTGGAACCACCCACGAGCGTCGGGGCCACCTTGTCGGCGCGGTGAGCCCAGTCGTCGGCACCGTCCCAGCCTCGTGCGGCCATGAGGTCGTGCAGGGCTTCACCCACGGTAACTCGGTGGTCGGAGGG of Corynebacterium terpenotabidum Y-11 contains these proteins:
- a CDS encoding Shedu anti-phage system protein SduA domain-containing protein; protein product: MTTTEDPQDDPVKRTPAKTHNHAPTGNDGAPKGGTNEVNLSYGPKVLVKARTSFWSGDADNPRKPSLEIRKHSRSSARFAWDWNNPTWCVTLNEEQITKLRAYLNGDFISERIGHYFWVQVDDQDTAEALQRMVDGEAAVDLDVEKITSAMSLNDDLLTAVLDGDQGRTLMRLKEHDRRSDVLDELEDLIEDPKTVEQDFQDLLQVNPWVFGGEVSRSHALRNISTQDQIDIPIVRGDGSMVIVELKRAKAAQIKKTDHEYPVLSDGVHTAVQQAERYLYVLDKKVNDLQIEQQFDARRATALVVIGVWPDLEDSEKKLFEESFRIYNSHLARVQVITYDSLLANARRLLDLGDESTTTDDGKST
- a CDS encoding NgoMIV family type II restriction endonuclease, whose translation is MTDAIITAARKAFHQELTRAEKGTLSISYKTVDEKKKTKHDEWVASNADVSQASSRALALHMARQLGAPEVEKSPGQTAGGRFEKAVTNFVRATFPSMSAIRPGNWTVENVGGKRSTDHVAQYHPYRHLDELARAIEINRELESILGNSYVVSPDVLLIRDAVTDEEINATDWMVDEESGLMSPFRASNAERRGESTDEIPKFVHGVISCKWTMRSDRAQNSRSEALNLIRNRKGRTPHIVAVTAEPSLSRIASLALGTGDIDMVYHACLPELIKAVEEVGTDDAKEMLETLIHGDRLRDITDMVIDLAV